From Actinomycetota bacterium, one genomic window encodes:
- a CDS encoding S8 family serine peptidase: MRPIARPLLAVLMLVAALGWGSAAAAPGNGQHPAAPRQGLPALLAAAGESQEPVRAILRFQAIPTADDVAALSAVGVAAQPMKQLPLAIAEGTVPDYVRAVAQGLVEDVYPDRTHALQSADSVGAMGGFAAHDLGFTGEGIGVAVVDTGVDGAHPDLDDRVVRNVKVVSPAPATEEPAFLVAVDALPHDTTDSNGHGTGVAGTAVADGSAHPELLGVAPGADLVSYGLGSAVVFVFSSEIIVAYDDILATHEQYNIRVVNNSFGRIGYGFDPGSPFTIAHRALHDAGVAVVFAAGNFGAEMTLSTHALSPWAIAVGATSNLPARADFSSLGLPYDNSTASGPDADGHYHFEGDRLGLWHPDVMAPGDRVVMPSTPPGNQPLGPAPEDPLVSGRTSGTSFSAPHVTGLVAVLLEARPELTPEQVAQVLQVTARPLGDGSAFWQSGYGMADAAAAIDLVTSPTFSTTRLAQLQARADRRVLAARDHRVLVSDHWDLNGANAGERTLTFTVDERTEAIHASIAYPIDIDEEWQLRLLDADGREVGVTQPTTSTDPFIAAASVHIDFDEVPGGVRPGTWTAETIGSAVGLAAIAQLQHQEPRPLEEVGFEGEETLSFSMTGGPTGGLVSPEGCDHQALEFDGDLSLEGPDATCHSGGFVEDALFLGGRAELVSEPLPATSFGGPAQLRLHVVDEPRPLSSPVPALGRWLYLDLDAVDEDGRVVAAIAAEQIVFEVGPTPSLVTFDLDVMPVQVPTGSRLRARLLLGNLPGVPAISMRLLWGGDFSASGLDLSTGSFGTAPGTAR; encoded by the coding sequence ATGAGACCCATAGCCCGCCCGCTCCTGGCGGTTCTGATGCTCGTTGCCGCGCTCGGCTGGGGCAGCGCAGCCGCTGCGCCCGGGAACGGGCAGCACCCGGCCGCACCACGGCAAGGATTGCCGGCGCTGCTCGCCGCGGCCGGGGAGTCTCAGGAACCCGTGCGCGCGATCCTGCGGTTCCAGGCGATCCCCACCGCGGATGACGTCGCCGCGCTGAGCGCGGTCGGCGTCGCAGCTCAGCCCATGAAGCAACTGCCGCTGGCGATCGCCGAGGGCACCGTCCCGGACTACGTGCGAGCCGTCGCACAGGGGCTGGTCGAGGACGTGTACCCGGACAGGACCCACGCGCTCCAGTCGGCCGATTCCGTCGGCGCGATGGGAGGGTTCGCCGCCCACGACCTCGGCTTCACCGGTGAGGGGATCGGTGTCGCCGTTGTGGACACCGGTGTCGACGGCGCCCACCCGGATCTCGACGACCGGGTCGTGCGCAACGTCAAGGTCGTCTCGCCGGCACCGGCGACGGAGGAGCCTGCGTTCCTGGTGGCGGTTGACGCGCTGCCCCACGACACGACCGACAGTAACGGGCACGGGACGGGTGTTGCCGGCACCGCCGTCGCCGACGGGTCGGCCCACCCGGAGCTTCTCGGCGTGGCTCCCGGCGCGGATCTCGTCTCGTACGGGCTCGGGAGTGCGGTCGTGTTCGTGTTCAGCAGCGAGATCATCGTGGCGTACGACGACATCCTGGCCACGCATGAGCAGTACAACATCCGGGTCGTGAACAACTCCTTCGGCAGGATCGGGTACGGGTTCGACCCTGGTTCGCCCTTCACCATCGCCCACCGCGCCCTGCACGATGCAGGGGTTGCCGTGGTCTTCGCCGCCGGCAACTTCGGCGCTGAGATGACCCTCTCAACGCACGCCCTCTCCCCGTGGGCCATCGCGGTCGGCGCGACAAGCAACCTCCCTGCCCGGGCCGACTTCTCGTCTCTTGGCCTGCCGTACGACAACAGCACCGCCTCCGGACCAGACGCCGACGGCCACTACCACTTCGAGGGCGACCGGCTCGGTCTGTGGCATCCGGACGTCATGGCGCCGGGGGACCGCGTCGTCATGCCCAGCACCCCGCCAGGCAACCAGCCCCTGGGTCCTGCACCAGAGGACCCGCTCGTCAGCGGGCGGACCAGCGGCACCTCGTTCTCAGCACCGCACGTCACCGGGCTGGTCGCCGTGCTGCTCGAGGCCAGGCCGGAGCTGACGCCTGAGCAGGTGGCGCAGGTCCTGCAGGTCACCGCCCGTCCGCTGGGTGACGGTTCCGCCTTCTGGCAGTCGGGCTATGGCATGGCGGATGCCGCCGCAGCGATCGACCTCGTCACCTCACCGACGTTCTCGACCACCCGGTTGGCACAGCTCCAGGCACGGGCCGACCGGCGAGTGCTGGCGGCGCGCGACCATCGGGTCCTCGTTTCGGACCACTGGGATCTGAACGGCGCCAACGCCGGTGAGCGAACCTTGACGTTCACGGTCGACGAACGCACCGAAGCGATCCACGCCAGCATCGCCTACCCCATCGACATCGACGAAGAATGGCAGCTGCGACTGCTTGACGCCGACGGGCGTGAGGTCGGCGTCACCCAGCCGACGACCAGCACTGACCCGTTCATCGCCGCCGCGAGCGTCCACATCGACTTCGACGAGGTGCCCGGAGGGGTGCGGCCAGGGACGTGGACCGCGGAGACGATCGGATCCGCGGTCGGTCTCGCCGCGATCGCGCAGCTCCAGCACCAGGAGCCGCGACCGCTCGAGGAGGTCGGATTCGAGGGCGAGGAGACCCTCAGCTTCTCGATGACGGGCGGACCCACTGGCGGCCTGGTGTCGCCCGAGGGTTGCGACCACCAGGCGCTCGAGTTCGATGGTGACCTGTCCCTCGAGGGTCCGGATGCGACCTGCCACAGTGGCGGGTTCGTCGAGGACGCACTCTTCCTCGGTGGTCGCGCCGAGCTCGTCTCGGAGCCGCTGCCTGCCACGAGCTTCGGCGGCCCAGCACAGCTGCGGCTCCACGTCGTCGACGAACCGCGACCCCTGTCGTCGCCGGTGCCGGCCCTCGGCCGCTGGCTCTACCTTGATCTCGACGCGGTCGATGAGGACGGTCGCGTCGTTGCGGCGATCGCCGCCGAACAGATCGTCTTCGAGGTGGGCCCGACGCCATCACTGGTCACCTTCGACCTCGATGTGATGCCTGTTCAGGTACCGACCGGCAGTCGGCTTCGGGCCCGGCTGCTGCTCGGGAACCTCCCCGGCGTCCCAGCGATATCGATGCGGCTGCTGTGGGGCGGCGACTTCTCGGCTAGCGGCCTGGACCTCTCGACCGGCTCCTTCGGCACCGCCCCGGGCACGGCGAGGTAG
- a CDS encoding FAD binding domain-containing protein, protein MKPPPFEYLRPDSEDEAVAALAEHGDAAKILGGGQSLVPLLNLRLTYPEVLIDVGAVASLRASSDDGGPVRLGATTTHATIEDRAIPDPTDGLLGRVARGIGYRAIRTRGTLAGSLVHADPSAEWPVVMAALGASVEVRSARGRRSVPVRELYAGYFVTTLEADELVIGVDIPRLEPGTRWGFRKQARKFGEFADALAVVLVDVDPDGGVRGARLWLGAAAEVPLHVDAAGDALVGAAWDEDTRGALYAAVLDVLGPPDDREQRYERHLHAVTACRAVDDAMGAAA, encoded by the coding sequence GTGAAGCCGCCACCGTTCGAGTACCTACGCCCCGACAGCGAGGACGAGGCCGTGGCGGCGCTCGCCGAGCACGGGGACGCGGCGAAGATCCTCGGTGGCGGACAGAGTCTCGTCCCGTTGCTGAACCTGCGCCTGACCTACCCCGAGGTACTCATCGACGTGGGCGCCGTGGCATCGCTACGCGCGAGCAGTGATGACGGCGGCCCCGTCCGTCTCGGTGCGACGACCACGCACGCCACCATCGAGGACCGCGCCATCCCGGACCCGACCGACGGCCTGCTGGGTCGCGTCGCCCGCGGCATCGGCTACCGCGCCATCCGCACGCGCGGCACGCTCGCCGGCAGCCTCGTGCACGCCGACCCGTCGGCGGAGTGGCCCGTGGTGATGGCGGCGCTCGGCGCCAGCGTCGAGGTGCGTTCCGCCAGAGGCCGCCGGTCGGTGCCCGTGAGGGAGCTGTACGCGGGCTACTTCGTCACGACCCTCGAGGCCGACGAGCTCGTGATCGGCGTCGACATCCCGCGGCTCGAGCCGGGTACGCGCTGGGGGTTCCGCAAGCAGGCGCGCAAGTTCGGCGAGTTCGCGGATGCGCTCGCGGTTGTGCTCGTGGACGTCGATCCCGATGGGGGCGTTCGGGGCGCGCGGCTGTGGCTCGGGGCGGCGGCCGAGGTGCCCCTCCACGTCGACGCCGCCGGGGACGCGTTGGTGGGGGCCGCCTGGGACGAGGACACGCGGGGCGCGCTGTACGCAGCCGTGCTCGATGTCCTCGGTCCACCGGACGACCGTGAACAGCGTTACGAACGCCACCTGCACGCTGTGACCGCGTGCCGGGCCGTCGACGACGCCATGGGAGCTGCCGCTTGA
- a CDS encoding AAA family ATPase: MAPTVWSSALFGRDAELEALRACFRRSAPGRLQILIIEGEAGIGKTTLLSEALDEARSIGFGVFEGRCEELERGRAYGPLVDALGCTRDADDPRRREIASMLAENPSSGPASTRFRIVDAFGDFVEELAVGGPVALAVEDLHWADSATISTLRSLSKRLTYLPVVIAGTYRPMPRTPELASFLEVSLAEGGLRIPLGPLNDEAVTQLVAEALGTEPGQNLLESVASAAGNPLFVRELVDAIGREGAIEVAGGRAEVSRLVLPPDLRLTILRRISFLSEEALALLRLAAVLGTTFSPAHVAALAGRPVTDLLGPFDEALRAGVVREEEPSLRFRHELIREALYQELPAGLRRALHLEAARALDALGALPDQVAQHYTLGATEGDEQAIHALIRAAEHAPPTTRLDLLERASDLMPPSHEERESTEVELAHALIWAGHVRDGEKLASDLLDRLPEGELARRVRLSLTRALWAQARWTELLERTNTWLAGGVSTDEERAMLLAHRSIAGAFVRRTIEGDSPEAFEREAEEAEEALQIGERAKNVRLTVFALMALAPIRGFQDRIQEELELAQRAVAIVERDRDPDLLLIHPHLILGLALHDHGRVDEAERVLQEGRRLGERLGSRWDVPLYHGVLATIYYKFGRWSESIAEAEACLATSEEVGTRVGLMVSLLALGWIALFRNDLDEAERYLEEMEGIAEDHGPQWGESESLRIALTDAGGDPESVRASLRELPRLATISLLPVFPLGLALDRRLATTWVADLEERHGSPEDPESRGCILFARGLVDDDPDVLLDATATLREVNLWVTALAAEAAGECLMRHNRKDEAGTLFREALDTFDQLEASRLTAQTLATMRSLGLRPGKRGRRGRQRVGWEALTETERKVAWLAAEGLTNPQIAERLFVSRHTVHSHLKHIFEKLVISSRVELATEAARRGADAEARS; encoded by the coding sequence ATGGCGCCCACGGTGTGGAGCTCAGCCCTCTTCGGCCGGGATGCCGAGCTCGAAGCGCTCCGCGCATGCTTCCGGCGATCGGCGCCCGGTCGTCTTCAGATCCTCATTATCGAAGGCGAGGCGGGGATCGGCAAGACGACTCTGCTTTCCGAGGCGTTGGACGAGGCGCGCTCCATCGGTTTCGGCGTGTTCGAAGGCCGTTGCGAGGAGCTCGAGCGAGGGCGCGCCTACGGCCCGCTCGTCGACGCGCTCGGGTGCACAAGGGATGCCGACGATCCCCGTCGGCGGGAGATCGCGTCGATGCTCGCCGAGAACCCCTCCTCTGGGCCCGCGAGCACTCGATTCCGAATCGTTGACGCCTTCGGCGACTTCGTAGAGGAGCTGGCTGTGGGGGGTCCGGTCGCCCTTGCCGTGGAGGATCTCCACTGGGCCGACTCGGCGACGATCTCCACGCTCCGATCCCTCTCGAAGCGGCTGACGTACCTCCCCGTGGTGATCGCCGGCACCTACCGACCGATGCCCCGTACCCCGGAGCTGGCGTCCTTCCTCGAGGTCTCCCTTGCTGAGGGCGGACTGCGGATACCCCTGGGCCCGTTGAACGATGAGGCGGTCACACAGCTGGTCGCTGAGGCCCTCGGCACGGAGCCCGGCCAGAACCTCTTGGAGAGCGTCGCAAGCGCCGCCGGCAACCCACTATTCGTACGCGAGTTGGTCGACGCGATAGGAAGGGAAGGGGCGATCGAAGTCGCGGGCGGTCGAGCGGAAGTATCGAGGTTGGTTCTTCCGCCGGACCTCCGGCTCACGATCCTCCGTCGCATCAGCTTCCTGTCTGAAGAGGCACTCGCGCTGCTGCGGTTGGCTGCCGTCCTGGGAACGACGTTCTCGCCGGCCCACGTCGCGGCGCTCGCCGGGAGACCGGTGACAGACCTCCTGGGTCCGTTCGACGAAGCGCTTCGTGCAGGCGTCGTCCGGGAGGAGGAGCCGTCTCTGCGCTTCCGTCATGAGCTGATCCGTGAGGCCCTGTATCAAGAACTTCCCGCGGGCCTTCGCCGGGCCCTTCACCTCGAAGCCGCGCGCGCGCTGGATGCCCTTGGGGCTCTACCCGATCAGGTTGCACAGCACTACACACTTGGAGCCACAGAGGGAGACGAGCAGGCGATCCACGCGCTGATCCGAGCGGCGGAACACGCACCTCCTACCACCAGGCTCGACCTCCTCGAACGCGCCTCGGACCTCATGCCACCGTCACATGAGGAACGTGAAAGCACGGAGGTAGAGCTGGCACATGCTCTTATCTGGGCCGGCCACGTCCGCGATGGAGAGAAGCTCGCGTCCGACCTGTTGGATCGCCTTCCGGAAGGTGAGCTTGCGCGACGCGTGCGGCTCTCTCTGACCCGTGCGCTGTGGGCACAGGCGCGTTGGACAGAGCTCCTCGAACGCACCAACACCTGGCTGGCCGGTGGCGTCTCCACCGACGAGGAGCGAGCCATGCTGCTCGCGCACCGCTCGATCGCCGGCGCATTCGTTCGCCGTACGATCGAGGGTGACTCCCCGGAAGCGTTCGAGCGAGAGGCGGAAGAGGCCGAAGAGGCGCTGCAGATCGGCGAACGAGCCAAGAATGTCCGTCTGACCGTTTTCGCCCTCATGGCCCTCGCCCCGATTCGCGGCTTCCAGGACCGCATCCAAGAAGAGCTCGAGCTGGCCCAACGCGCGGTCGCCATCGTCGAACGCGATCGCGATCCCGATCTCTTGCTCATACATCCACACCTGATACTCGGGCTGGCCCTCCACGACCACGGACGGGTGGACGAAGCCGAGCGGGTTTTGCAAGAGGGGCGGCGGCTGGGCGAACGCCTGGGCAGCCGCTGGGACGTGCCTCTCTACCACGGTGTGTTGGCGACCATCTATTACAAGTTCGGGCGGTGGAGCGAGTCCATCGCGGAAGCAGAAGCCTGCCTCGCGACTTCGGAGGAGGTCGGTACCAGAGTGGGTCTCATGGTCTCTCTGCTTGCATTGGGCTGGATTGCGCTGTTTCGGAACGACCTAGACGAGGCCGAGCGCTACCTCGAAGAGATGGAAGGCATCGCGGAGGATCACGGACCGCAGTGGGGAGAGTCCGAATCCCTGAGGATCGCCCTAACCGACGCCGGAGGCGATCCCGAGAGCGTTCGGGCTTCTCTTCGCGAACTCCCGAGGTTGGCGACCATAAGCCTCCTCCCGGTCTTCCCTCTGGGCCTTGCCCTCGACCGTCGTCTTGCGACGACTTGGGTTGCCGACCTCGAGGAGCGCCACGGATCTCCCGAGGATCCCGAGAGCAGGGGCTGCATCCTCTTCGCCCGAGGTTTGGTCGACGACGATCCCGACGTTCTCCTTGACGCGACCGCGACCCTCCGCGAGGTCAACCTCTGGGTCACTGCGCTCGCAGCCGAAGCGGCTGGCGAGTGCCTCATGCGCCACAACCGGAAGGACGAAGCTGGAACGTTGTTCCGCGAAGCGCTGGACACGTTCGACCAACTGGAGGCGTCGCGGCTGACGGCACAGACGCTTGCGACGATGCGATCCCTCGGGTTACGGCCCGGCAAACGAGGGCGACGCGGCAGACAGCGCGTGGGCTGGGAGGCCTTGACGGAGACCGAGCGGAAAGTGGCCTGGCTTGCCGCGGAAGGCCTCACCAACCCCCAGATCGCGGAGAGGCTGTTCGTGTCCAGGCACACGGTGCACAGCCACCTGAAGCACATCTTCGAGAAGCTTGTGATCTCCTCTCGAGTGGAGTTGGCCACCGAAGCGGCGCGTCGTGGAGCCGACGCCGAAGCGAGGTCCTGA
- a CDS encoding UbiX family flavin prenyltransferase, with product MRLVVGMAGSSAPHFGATLLRVLRDIDVVQTHLVLSNGARASIELEMGIDPAEIEALGDVVYDPRDLGAAISSGSFLTAGMVVIPCSMRTLAAVANGNTANLLTRAADVTLKERRRLVLVTRETPLNLIHIRNMETVTLAGGTILPPVPGFYHRPETIEDLLLHTCGKVLDQFAISHELFQRWSGA from the coding sequence ATGCGTCTGGTCGTGGGCATGGCGGGGTCGAGCGCCCCCCACTTCGGCGCGACCCTGCTGCGCGTGCTGCGCGACATCGACGTGGTGCAGACCCACCTCGTGCTGTCCAACGGCGCGCGCGCCAGCATCGAGCTGGAGATGGGGATCGACCCCGCCGAGATCGAGGCGCTCGGCGACGTCGTGTACGACCCCCGCGATCTCGGAGCAGCGATCTCGTCGGGCTCGTTCCTGACCGCTGGCATGGTCGTCATCCCGTGTTCGATGCGAACGCTCGCGGCGGTGGCGAACGGCAACACCGCGAACCTGCTCACGCGTGCAGCCGATGTGACGCTGAAGGAGCGTCGCCGCCTCGTGCTCGTCACGAGAGAGACGCCGTTGAACCTGATCCACATCCGCAACATGGAGACGGTCACCCTGGCGGGCGGGACCATCCTGCCTCCGGTCCCGGGTTTCTACCACCGCCCCGAGACCATCGAGGATCTGCTGTTGCACACCTGCGGGAAGGTGCTCGACCAGTTCGCGATCAGCCACGAGCTGTTCCAGCGGTGGAGCGGCGCGTGA
- a CDS encoding (2Fe-2S)-binding protein, whose protein sequence is MNTVTIDLQVNGTVHQITVAARTTLADLVRDHLDLTGTHLGCEHGVCGACTVLVDGAPTRACITLAASVDGGEVTTVEGLDGPVIDALRDAFSAEHGLQCGFCTPGMLVSCCDIVRRRPGASRQDIREELAGNICRCTGYVGIVDAVQRAMAELDQEVAR, encoded by the coding sequence TTGAACACCGTGACCATCGACCTGCAGGTGAACGGGACCGTCCACCAGATCACCGTCGCCGCGCGCACGACCCTGGCCGACCTCGTGCGCGACCACCTCGACCTGACCGGCACCCACCTCGGGTGCGAGCACGGGGTCTGCGGGGCCTGCACCGTGCTCGTCGATGGCGCCCCGACGCGTGCGTGCATCACCCTCGCCGCGTCCGTCGACGGTGGCGAGGTCACCACCGTCGAGGGACTCGACGGCCCGGTGATCGATGCGCTGCGCGACGCGTTCTCCGCCGAGCACGGTCTGCAGTGCGGCTTCTGCACACCCGGGATGCTGGTGTCGTGCTGCGACATCGTGCGGCGCCGCCCCGGTGCATCACGCCAGGACATCCGCGAGGAGCTCGCGGGCAACATCTGCCGCTGCACTGGGTACGTCGGCATCGTCGACGCCGTGCAGCGGGCCATGGCCGAACTCGACCAGGAGGTGGCGCGGTGA
- a CDS encoding FadR family transcriptional regulator — protein sequence MSAATDAGVPGRSSARLSALVVDQFLTLVADGNLEPGQRLPPERALAERFEVGRNSVREALRVLELLGIVESRQGDGTYVREPTATALMAPFRLALGLSGADAALEEVLAFRRILEPGSAALAARNLDEEGRERLESSLRTFDRALAEDADAPPGLAADTDFHLAIAVASGNPLVIGVQRALLDVLTRFRAQLAPSSYDPAPQRITRGHHAVFGAIVARDPDAAHDAMARHLDDVAAALPASP from the coding sequence GTGAGCGCAGCGACGGACGCCGGCGTGCCGGGTCGCAGCTCCGCCCGACTGTCGGCCCTGGTCGTGGACCAGTTCCTGACGCTCGTCGCGGACGGCAACCTCGAGCCGGGGCAACGGCTGCCTCCCGAGCGCGCGCTCGCCGAGCGCTTCGAGGTCGGCCGCAACTCGGTTCGTGAAGCGCTGCGGGTGCTCGAGCTGCTCGGGATCGTCGAGAGCCGCCAGGGCGACGGCACCTACGTCCGCGAGCCCACCGCGACCGCGCTCATGGCGCCGTTCCGGCTCGCGCTGGGCCTGTCCGGTGCGGACGCGGCGCTGGAGGAGGTGTTGGCCTTCCGACGCATCCTGGAGCCGGGTTCGGCCGCGCTCGCGGCCCGTAACCTCGACGAGGAGGGCCGGGAACGGCTGGAGAGCAGCCTGCGCACGTTCGACCGCGCCCTCGCGGAGGATGCCGACGCCCCGCCCGGCCTCGCCGCCGACACCGACTTCCACCTCGCGATCGCGGTCGCGAGCGGGAACCCGCTCGTGATCGGCGTCCAACGGGCCCTACTCGACGTGCTGACGCGCTTCCGCGCGCAGCTGGCCCCGTCGAGCTACGACCCCGCCCCGCAACGCATCACGCGTGGGCACCACGCGGTGTTCGGCGCGATCGTGGCGCGTGACCCGGACGCGGCGCACGACGCGATGGCCCGCCACCTCGACGACGTGGCCGCGGCCCTGCCCGCGTCGCCTTGA
- a CDS encoding xanthine dehydrogenase family protein molybdopterin-binding subunit produces MRGEGEFVADIKLPRMRDVAFVRSPIAHGRIRGIDPPPGAPVGSIWTAADLRGLTSPIVAVSGRPGFRPSEYPILSGDKVRFVGETVALAIADDRAAAEDLAEQVFVDLEELPAVVDWRTALADGAPRLHEDWPDNRFIAYEVDLGDIESARRDAHVTITREYSMGRMSGVPLECRGVVAYHDTRADQLVVYSSTQWPHVLRTKLAELLGIEERRLRVIAPDVGGGFGIKNNVYPEEVALGALALRLGHPVRWIEDRWEHLVGSAQARDHHYVITAHAAADGTLLGLEAAITVNAGAYSVWPWTAAMEAGMASGIIPGPYQLRNYRFSATTVATNTTPLGPYRGVARPGACFAIERTIDEVAHELGLEPRDVRLRNVVPPDRFPYESVTGMIYDSGDYPGMVTAAAAAIDHDRVREEQRSAAVTTRRIGLGYASYTEQTAHGVEEWDKRGLPVVFGFEAARVALDPSGSLTVDVGIQSHGQGLETTLAQVANEVLGIPPQQVTVRHGDTAVSPYGMGTFASRSMVMAGGATYRACEQLASKIATIGAALLGCDPTDVRFADGQVTGPDGAVTLAEIADAAYLHVGRIPPEIEPGLEVTYRYRPEVGTGTFSSSTHVAKVEVDTETGDIRILDYLVVEDCGKVVNPMIVDGQVHGGVAQGIGQALYEESRYDPEGQPRCTTFMDYLLPGSTEVPDIRIEHRETLSPFTVLGMKGMGEGGAIAPPAAIANAVTDALRPLGVSIGWTPITPASVWLAIQDAAEASETVEGRG; encoded by the coding sequence CTGCGCGGTGAAGGCGAGTTCGTCGCGGACATCAAGCTGCCCCGCATGCGCGACGTCGCGTTCGTGCGCAGCCCCATCGCCCACGGTCGCATCCGTGGCATCGACCCGCCCCCCGGGGCCCCCGTCGGCAGCATCTGGACCGCTGCCGACCTGCGAGGGCTCACCTCGCCCATCGTCGCGGTCTCGGGCCGACCCGGGTTCCGGCCGTCGGAGTACCCGATCCTGTCGGGCGACAAGGTCCGGTTCGTCGGCGAGACCGTCGCCCTCGCCATCGCCGACGACCGTGCCGCCGCCGAGGATCTCGCCGAGCAGGTCTTCGTCGACCTCGAGGAGCTCCCCGCGGTCGTCGACTGGCGCACCGCCCTGGCCGACGGCGCCCCGCGACTGCACGAGGACTGGCCCGACAACCGCTTCATCGCGTACGAGGTCGACCTCGGGGACATCGAGTCGGCACGTCGTGACGCGCACGTGACGATCACGCGCGAGTACTCGATGGGACGCATGTCGGGGGTGCCGCTGGAGTGCCGGGGCGTGGTCGCCTACCACGACACGCGTGCCGACCAGCTCGTGGTGTACAGCTCGACCCAGTGGCCTCACGTGCTGCGCACCAAGCTCGCCGAGTTGCTCGGGATCGAGGAACGTCGTCTGCGCGTGATCGCGCCCGACGTCGGCGGCGGCTTCGGGATCAAGAACAACGTCTACCCCGAGGAGGTCGCGCTGGGCGCGTTGGCGTTGCGGCTGGGTCACCCCGTTCGCTGGATCGAGGACCGCTGGGAGCACCTGGTCGGCAGCGCGCAGGCACGCGACCACCACTACGTCATCACGGCACACGCGGCCGCCGACGGCACGCTGCTGGGGCTCGAGGCGGCGATCACCGTGAACGCCGGTGCGTACTCGGTGTGGCCATGGACCGCCGCGATGGAGGCTGGCATGGCGTCGGGGATCATCCCCGGGCCCTACCAGCTGCGCAACTACCGCTTCAGCGCCACCACGGTCGCGACCAACACCACCCCCCTCGGGCCGTACCGGGGCGTCGCCCGGCCGGGCGCGTGCTTCGCGATCGAGCGCACCATCGACGAGGTCGCCCACGAGCTCGGGCTCGAGCCCCGCGACGTCCGTCTGCGCAACGTCGTCCCCCCCGACCGGTTCCCGTACGAGTCGGTCACCGGGATGATCTACGACAGCGGCGACTACCCCGGCATGGTCACCGCCGCGGCTGCCGCCATCGATCACGACCGTGTGCGCGAGGAGCAGCGCAGCGCGGCCGTCACCACGCGCCGCATCGGCCTGGGCTACGCGTCCTACACGGAGCAGACCGCCCACGGCGTCGAGGAGTGGGACAAGCGCGGGCTGCCGGTCGTGTTCGGCTTCGAGGCAGCACGCGTCGCGCTCGACCCCAGCGGCAGCCTCACGGTCGACGTGGGCATCCAGTCCCACGGCCAGGGCCTCGAGACCACGCTGGCGCAGGTGGCCAACGAGGTGCTCGGGATCCCACCCCAGCAGGTCACCGTCCGCCACGGCGACACGGCCGTCTCGCCCTACGGCATGGGCACGTTCGCGTCCCGCTCGATGGTCATGGCGGGCGGCGCCACCTACCGGGCGTGCGAACAGCTCGCGAGCAAGATCGCCACGATCGGGGCGGCGCTGCTCGGGTGCGACCCCACCGACGTCCGCTTCGCCGATGGCCAGGTCACCGGCCCCGATGGCGCCGTGACCCTCGCCGAGATCGCCGACGCCGCGTACCTACACGTCGGCCGCATCCCGCCCGAGATCGAGCCCGGCCTCGAGGTGACCTACCGCTACCGCCCCGAGGTCGGCACCGGCACCTTCTCCAGCTCCACCCACGTCGCCAAGGTGGAGGTCGACACCGAGACCGGCGACATCCGCATCCTCGACTACCTCGTCGTCGAGGACTGCGGCAAGGTCGTCAACCCGATGATCGTCGACGGGCAGGTCCACGGAGGCGTCGCTCAGGGCATCGGCCAGGCGCTGTACGAGGAGTCGCGCTACGACCCCGAGGGGCAACCGCGCTGCACGACGTTCATGGACTACCTGCTGCCGGGCAGCACCGAGGTGCCTGACATCCGCATCGAGCACCGCGAGACGCTGTCGCCTTTCACCGTCCTCGGCATGAAGGGCATGGGCGAGGGCGGGGCGATCGCGCCCCCCGCCGCGATCGCCAACGCCGTCACCGACGCACTGCGCCCACTCGGTGTGTCGATCGGGTGGACACCCATCACGCCGGCCTCCGTCTGGCTGGCCATCCAGGACGCGGCCGAAGCGTCCGAGACCGTGGAGGGCCGTGGGTGA